The following are from one region of the Maribacter aquivivus genome:
- a CDS encoding NUDIX hydrolase — translation MQQSIQLSVDAVVFGYEAGNISILLIKRKYEPFKDKWAIPGGFVLDDESLEEAVERELKEETGIKINYLEQLYTFGKPNRDPRGRVVSIAYFGLIRPNAFKIYASTDAAQVQWFNINELPELSFDHKEILDAAIKRLKGKITYEPIGFELLDTKFPFSDLEKLYSTLLGREVDRRNFRKKIMGLNVLDELDEKVSKGSGRPANLFQFNEKRYFHLKEEGIIFEI, via the coding sequence ATGCAACAATCCATTCAACTCTCTGTAGATGCTGTAGTCTTTGGCTATGAAGCTGGTAACATTTCCATATTACTTATTAAAAGAAAGTATGAACCTTTTAAGGATAAATGGGCAATCCCTGGTGGATTTGTATTGGATGATGAGTCACTGGAAGAAGCTGTTGAACGGGAGCTTAAAGAGGAAACTGGTATAAAGATCAATTACTTAGAACAGCTGTATACTTTCGGAAAACCGAATAGAGACCCAAGGGGTAGGGTAGTGTCCATTGCTTATTTCGGATTAATTCGCCCTAATGCATTTAAAATATATGCTTCTACAGATGCAGCACAAGTACAGTGGTTTAATATAAATGAACTGCCAGAATTGTCTTTTGACCATAAGGAGATTTTAGATGCCGCTATTAAAAGACTAAAAGGTAAAATCACCTACGAACCTATAGGTTTTGAATTGCTTGATACCAAATTTCCGTTTTCAGATTTAGAGAAATTATATAGTACGCTACTAGGTAGAGAGGTAGATAGGCGCAACTTCAGAAAGAAGATTATGGGTTTAAATGTACTTGATGAACTTGATGAAAAGGTCTCTAAAGGTTCTGGTAGACCCGCCAATTTATTCCAATTCAATGAAAAAAGATACTTCCATCTTAAAGAAGAAGGTATCATATTTGAGATATAA
- a CDS encoding nucleoside 2-deoxyribosyltransferase domain-containing protein — MIYNSTTSLPDKAIGEKYVFLAGSMDVNTTLNWRTQCIAALENSHHIFDPTHKDHDSLNKCEMENHINWELDALNRADIILLNFLPNASSPISLVELGLYVASDKLIVICPKEFYKNTYVTTLCKKYNTPIVLSTEEALNTIK; from the coding sequence ATGATTTACAATTCAACAACTTCATTACCTGATAAAGCAATAGGAGAGAAGTATGTTTTCTTAGCGGGTAGTATGGATGTTAATACTACATTGAATTGGAGAACACAATGCATAGCTGCATTAGAAAATAGCCATCACATTTTTGACCCAACACATAAAGACCACGATTCATTAAACAAGTGCGAGATGGAGAATCATATTAATTGGGAACTAGATGCTTTAAACAGGGCAGATATCATCCTTCTGAATTTTCTTCCAAATGCCTCATCTCCAATATCTTTGGTAGAGTTGGGGCTATACGTGGCAAGCGATAAATTAATTGTTATTTGTCCTAAAGAATTTTATAAGAATACCTACGTTACTACTTTGTGTAAAAAATACAATACGCCTATAGTTCTTAGTACAGAAGAGGCTTTAAATACTATAAAATAA
- a CDS encoding purine-cytosine permease family protein, with the protein MSNTEDQYATTKVQPKDFVSGWVVALIIASTGLSVSTLFLGSEIALSLGFEKALIAFGISTLVLTLMCMATTLIGNRSRLSTYMILHFSFGEYGAKIVNFIFGVTLVGWFAVALELLAIAIFDTAASTFSFSVSKELIIIVTSLFITFTTVYGIRSIEKVANISIPILTAFLGYIFYLSVAELESFSSLFDFVPEENGMTLFKATSILVGAAILFPVLMADFSRFIKTDKQSLASVLGLTIGTPLAYFLSAVPSIQTGEVDIIKIMEEFNMVIPAFLLLFISTWSTNATNLYSASLTFSTINKKWTFKNVVIVSSIFGTLLALFGFATYLFEFLEFLGILAPSISSIYFIHFFWIKRQRYNLDDIAKWEPSALISWVLSSLISVFTYLEVFQITGAYFLDSFLLGAVIYLAFQWKAIFKPAQ; encoded by the coding sequence ATGTCTAACACAGAAGATCAATACGCAACAACCAAAGTACAGCCCAAAGACTTCGTGTCCGGTTGGGTTGTTGCACTGATAATTGCAAGTACCGGACTCTCGGTTTCAACCTTGTTCTTGGGCTCTGAAATTGCCTTAAGCTTAGGTTTTGAAAAAGCCCTGATCGCTTTTGGTATTTCTACGTTGGTATTGACGCTTATGTGCATGGCTACCACTTTAATTGGTAATCGCTCTAGGTTATCCACTTACATGATTCTTCATTTTAGTTTTGGAGAATACGGTGCCAAAATTGTCAATTTTATCTTTGGTGTTACTTTGGTCGGTTGGTTTGCCGTTGCATTAGAACTATTGGCTATAGCCATATTCGATACCGCAGCAAGTACCTTTAGCTTTTCCGTATCAAAAGAGCTTATCATTATTGTAACCAGTCTATTCATAACCTTTACCACGGTATACGGTATCCGTAGCATTGAAAAAGTGGCTAATATATCGATCCCTATTCTAACCGCTTTTCTAGGATATATCTTTTACTTGTCCGTTGCGGAATTAGAAAGTTTCTCATCACTTTTTGACTTTGTACCTGAAGAAAATGGAATGACACTTTTTAAGGCTACTTCTATTTTAGTGGGTGCCGCTATATTGTTCCCCGTTTTAATGGCAGATTTCTCTAGATTCATTAAAACGGATAAGCAAAGTTTGGCTTCGGTATTAGGTTTAACAATTGGTACGCCGTTGGCTTATTTTCTAAGTGCCGTACCCTCCATACAAACGGGCGAGGTAGATATTATTAAAATAATGGAAGAATTCAACATGGTAATTCCTGCCTTTTTACTGTTGTTTATTTCCACATGGAGCACCAATGCAACCAACTTGTATTCGGCTAGCTTAACCTTTTCAACCATTAATAAAAAATGGACCTTTAAGAACGTTGTTATCGTATCTAGCATATTTGGCACCCTATTAGCTTTGTTCGGTTTTGCTACCTATCTTTTCGAATTTCTGGAATTTTTGGGCATTTTGGCACCCTCTATTTCTTCCATTTATTTTATTCATTTCTTTTGGATTAAAAGACAGCGCTATAACTTAGACGACATAGCCAAGTGGGAACCCTCTGCTCTAATTAGCTGGGTGTTAAGCTCATTGATTAGTGTGTTTACCTATTTAGAAGTTTTTCAGATTACAGGGGCTTATTTCCTGGATTCTTTTCTACTTGGTGCCGTAATCTATTTAGCATTTCAGTGGAAAGCGATTTTTAAACCTGCCCAGTAG
- a CDS encoding M29 family metallopeptidase: METKRARFSRILMEDMFQVKAGETVAITSDLGTDRETIDAMAQAAMNAGAFPLVMYIPQAKKDGQAGMVDWPSEALTAALLKADVWIEANSVVILYSDIWETAMRDNKKLRYLIIAESTIDSLDRVFTGYKIADLKKLLLPLTNMAKKCNTVRITSTNGTDVSYDIDTNYTFDYDDGDFSMPKFGTAPGFVNIVPKLNSMNGRIVFDYLQHAELYNKVEFVMKDGVITEVAGDGAAQFKEYLSSWDDENMYKISHNMLGLNPKVHAITGELVEDERIWGGVDFGFGHTSAMDMPPFGQMAKSHFDGVVAKTSIYFDDIQITDNGEVCHEELRPLAESLLSATNV, encoded by the coding sequence ATGGAAACTAAAAGAGCTCGTTTTTCAAGAATATTAATGGAAGATATGTTTCAAGTAAAAGCTGGGGAAACCGTAGCTATTACTTCCGATCTAGGAACAGATAGAGAAACAATAGATGCCATGGCTCAAGCTGCAATGAACGCAGGTGCATTTCCATTGGTCATGTATATTCCACAGGCAAAAAAAGATGGTCAGGCGGGTATGGTAGACTGGCCTTCAGAAGCGTTAACGGCTGCATTGCTTAAAGCTGATGTTTGGATAGAGGCAAATTCTGTCGTTATTCTATATTCCGATATTTGGGAAACTGCCATGAGGGATAATAAAAAGCTTCGCTACTTGATCATTGCAGAAAGCACTATAGATTCCCTTGACCGGGTATTTACAGGCTATAAAATTGCCGATTTAAAAAAGCTATTGCTACCGTTGACCAATATGGCAAAAAAATGTAATACAGTTCGCATTACCAGTACAAACGGAACTGATGTTTCTTATGATATAGATACTAATTATACGTTTGATTATGATGATGGTGATTTCTCCATGCCAAAATTTGGTACGGCTCCAGGTTTTGTGAATATTGTGCCTAAACTAAATAGTATGAATGGTCGTATCGTGTTCGATTATTTACAGCATGCAGAGCTTTATAACAAAGTAGAATTTGTGATGAAAGACGGTGTAATCACTGAGGTAGCAGGGGATGGCGCAGCCCAATTCAAGGAATACCTTTCTTCATGGGATGATGAAAACATGTATAAAATCTCTCATAATATGCTAGGCTTAAACCCCAAAGTACATGCAATTACGGGCGAGTTGGTAGAAGACGAACGTATATGGGGAGGTGTAGATTTTGGCTTCGGACATACTAGTGCTATGGATATGCCACCTTTCGGACAGATGGCAAAATCGCATTTTGATGGTGTTGTTGCCAAAACCAGTATTTATTTTGATGACATACAAATTACCGATAATGGCGAAGTATGTCATGAAGAATTAAGACCTTTAGCAGAGAGCTTATTAAGCGCCACAAATGTCTAA
- a CDS encoding TonB-dependent receptor: MKNLLVLICFLVSTIGFSQTLVTGKITDQNSEPLPGASISEKGTTTGVISDFNGNFEITISSNEAVLSISYIGYETQEVTVSGQSQLDIELAESAVSLTGVTVQGFAGIMGKSRKRTESIQTTAESVTALNAEGIESAGITDISSFSTLVPNLKFNSSQSIGLNFITVRGIPQVRGGDAPLAFVIDGVTIPDPSLLSQDLYDLALVEVVKGPQGALYGKNAIGGAVNIYTKDPTNKMSNQIKLGVGNGGFKQAQFISSGAIAKDKLFYRFSTQYKDFDGLLTNEFLDEKVDFREDINVRGQLKAKLSSNFSITGSYQYFNIDGGATYYSVNPTGTDGEFTGGILDPNPADGNNVIFSDVLGTSKMTNNYGTLKMDYNLTGVKLQSITSINKVNRSTNGDLDFLELDGLTQGEEITTKTFNQEIRINNAKTDTKFDWSLGGFYQKIEKDFYQNGTTGVDFGGPFEYDTADYINETQTIALFGFGDYKLTDKLTLSAGFRLDMDKFTQDDVLFVTNSERDNSEIQPKVSLSYQANKNVLVYTNYGRGYRNGGFNAQPTDLFNRDFEDETSDNYELGFKTTSWNDRFILNGSVFYSKLNNQQQYILDLTTFIAGVYNYDKSEVFGFELESRARLSNFLDVFANVGITDAKIIEGGSTGGDDGTFTNNSAYDGQKTPFVPVSTFAVGLESSVNITDDLKFNGFLNLDTTGKTYWHESNRDAFTTDAYSLLDARLGLSYKNWKLELWGKNLTDKAYYQEFSPGEFVGSPDDVAWRGQPLTVGTAISVKF; encoded by the coding sequence ATGAAAAACTTACTCGTACTTATTTGTTTTCTGGTTTCTACCATTGGCTTTTCACAAACTTTGGTAACTGGTAAAATTACAGATCAAAACAGTGAACCATTACCTGGAGCTAGTATTAGCGAAAAAGGAACAACTACTGGTGTAATTTCAGATTTCAATGGAAATTTTGAAATAACGATCTCATCTAATGAAGCTGTGTTATCCATCTCATATATAGGATATGAAACTCAAGAAGTAACAGTTTCGGGACAATCTCAATTGGATATCGAATTAGCAGAAAGCGCTGTATCACTGACAGGTGTTACCGTACAAGGCTTCGCTGGTATTATGGGAAAGTCTAGAAAACGAACCGAATCTATACAAACCACTGCAGAGTCGGTAACCGCTTTAAATGCAGAAGGTATTGAAAGTGCCGGTATTACAGATATCAGTTCATTCTCTACGCTAGTACCTAACTTAAAGTTTAATTCTTCACAATCTATAGGTTTAAACTTTATTACGGTCCGTGGTATTCCACAGGTTAGGGGAGGTGATGCTCCTTTGGCTTTTGTTATTGACGGGGTTACCATTCCGGATCCTAGCTTACTTAGTCAAGACTTATATGATTTAGCCTTGGTAGAAGTGGTAAAAGGTCCACAAGGTGCGCTTTACGGTAAAAATGCTATTGGCGGTGCCGTAAATATTTACACTAAAGACCCTACCAATAAAATGAGCAATCAGATAAAACTTGGTGTTGGTAACGGTGGCTTTAAACAAGCACAGTTTATTTCTTCCGGTGCTATTGCCAAAGACAAATTGTTCTATCGCTTTTCTACTCAATACAAAGATTTTGATGGACTGTTAACCAATGAATTCTTAGACGAGAAAGTAGATTTTAGAGAAGATATTAATGTTAGAGGTCAATTAAAGGCGAAATTATCATCTAACTTTTCTATTACAGGTTCTTACCAATATTTTAATATAGATGGTGGTGCTACCTATTACTCTGTTAACCCAACGGGAACTGATGGGGAGTTTACTGGCGGTATTCTAGATCCAAATCCTGCAGATGGTAATAATGTTATTTTCTCCGATGTATTAGGGACTTCTAAAATGACAAACAATTACGGAACCCTAAAAATGGATTACAACTTAACTGGTGTTAAGTTACAGAGTATTACATCTATCAATAAAGTAAATCGTTCTACAAACGGAGATTTAGATTTCTTGGAGCTGGACGGATTAACGCAGGGTGAAGAAATTACCACTAAAACTTTTAATCAAGAGATTAGAATAAACAATGCTAAAACAGACACCAAATTTGATTGGAGTTTAGGAGGGTTTTACCAAAAAATAGAAAAAGACTTCTATCAAAATGGAACTACAGGTGTTGATTTTGGCGGTCCGTTTGAGTATGATACGGCAGACTATATCAACGAAACACAAACCATTGCCTTATTTGGTTTTGGAGATTATAAACTTACAGATAAACTAACCTTATCTGCCGGTTTCCGTTTAGATATGGACAAATTTACACAAGATGATGTATTGTTCGTTACCAACTCTGAAAGAGACAATAGCGAAATTCAGCCTAAAGTCTCATTGTCATACCAAGCGAATAAAAATGTATTGGTATACACCAACTACGGTCGTGGCTACAGAAATGGTGGTTTTAATGCACAACCAACTGATTTGTTTAACAGAGATTTTGAAGATGAAACATCAGACAATTATGAATTAGGATTTAAAACTACCTCTTGGAATGATCGCTTTATTTTAAACGGTTCTGTTTTCTATTCTAAGCTAAACAACCAACAACAATATATTTTAGACTTAACCACCTTTATTGCCGGTGTATACAATTATGACAAAAGTGAAGTTTTTGGCTTTGAGCTAGAATCTAGAGCTAGGTTATCTAATTTCTTAGATGTATTTGCCAACGTAGGTATTACAGATGCTAAAATTATAGAAGGTGGATCTACTGGAGGCGATGATGGTACATTTACCAACAACTCTGCCTATGATGGTCAAAAAACACCATTTGTACCTGTAAGTACTTTCGCAGTTGGTTTAGAATCTAGTGTAAACATTACGGACGATTTAAAATTTAATGGATTCTTAAACCTAGATACTACAGGTAAAACGTACTGGCATGAAAGTAATAGAGATGCTTTTACTACCGATGCTTATTCTCTTTTAGATGCTCGTTTAGGACTTTCATACAAAAACTGGAAGCTAGAGTTATGGGGTAAAAACCTAACGGATAAAGCATATTACCAAGAATTCTCTCCAGGAGAATTTGTAGGTAGCCCAGATGATGTTGCTTGGAGAGGGCAACCGTTAACTGTTGGAACGGCAATTTCTGTTAAGTTCTAA
- a CDS encoding thiamine phosphate synthase: MIIPKLHYIPKGNSPKEVLENIQKACTSGIELVQLGLENVSEKKFLKIAEEAREITSHFQTRLIIENQFKIAHTIKADGVVFDNTTTSPTEVRKLLYTWQMIGGTANTLQDAETLLTKEVDYINLGPFKANINEEDSSPVLGLNGYTLLVEALQTETPIIAFGGITTVDVKGLLEAGVSGIAVSEEITSNFDSIKTFHQLLQASSTAEQRHTFE, encoded by the coding sequence ATGATTATCCCTAAGCTACATTACATACCAAAAGGAAACTCACCAAAAGAGGTATTGGAAAATATACAAAAGGCGTGTACTTCTGGTATAGAATTAGTGCAGTTAGGCTTAGAGAATGTATCAGAAAAGAAGTTTTTAAAAATAGCCGAAGAAGCTAGGGAAATTACTTCACATTTTCAGACGCGGTTAATCATTGAGAATCAGTTTAAGATTGCACATACCATTAAAGCAGACGGCGTTGTATTTGATAATACTACTACATCCCCTACCGAGGTACGAAAACTGCTATACACTTGGCAAATGATCGGTGGTACGGCCAACACCTTGCAAGACGCAGAAACACTATTGACCAAAGAAGTTGATTATATCAATTTAGGTCCGTTTAAAGCAAATATCAACGAAGAAGATTCGAGTCCGGTTTTGGGTTTAAATGGGTATACGTTACTAGTAGAAGCTTTACAAACCGAAACTCCAATTATTGCTTTTGGTGGCATTACCACGGTAGATGTGAAAGGGTTATTGGAAGCAGGTGTATCTGGCATTGCGGTATCGGAAGAAATTACGAGCAATTTTGATAGTATAAAGACATTTCACCAATTATTGCAAGCATCTTCAACAGCAGAACAACGACATACTTTTGAATAA
- a CDS encoding phosphoribosyltransferase family protein: MKYEIKKFHDGQVTAKIAETGDIHIKIRGNSYEDLFRAASIKEAWDATNATHKTAVAKLTIFCLIGQRSDRRFNKGESFDLKVICKFINDMKFDVVSILHPHSPISLALIENSEKISHVDYVEKAYNQIGNPVLVSPDAGAYKTTHEIAEKLNADLVPSNKVRVNGAPEISIQGDVNGKECLIVDDLADGGRTFKFLAEALKKQGATKVFLYVTHGQFNYGFDELKESIDHIYCTNSYKDIEDDFVTQFKLDGL, encoded by the coding sequence ATGAAATACGAAATAAAAAAGTTCCATGACGGACAGGTTACTGCTAAAATTGCTGAAACCGGAGATATTCATATAAAAATTAGAGGGAACAGTTATGAAGATTTATTTAGGGCTGCTTCCATAAAAGAAGCTTGGGACGCTACTAATGCAACCCATAAAACAGCTGTAGCTAAACTCACCATATTTTGCTTAATTGGTCAACGATCAGATAGGCGATTTAATAAGGGAGAATCTTTCGATCTAAAAGTGATCTGCAAATTTATAAATGACATGAAATTTGATGTTGTTTCTATTTTACATCCGCACAGTCCTATTTCGTTGGCGTTAATTGAGAATTCAGAAAAAATATCGCATGTAGACTATGTTGAAAAGGCATATAACCAAATAGGTAACCCAGTATTGGTGAGTCCAGATGCTGGTGCGTATAAAACTACCCATGAAATTGCAGAAAAGCTAAATGCAGATTTAGTGCCCTCTAATAAAGTGCGAGTAAATGGAGCTCCTGAAATTAGTATTCAGGGTGATGTAAATGGCAAAGAATGTTTAATTGTAGATGATCTTGCAGATGGTGGTAGAACCTTTAAATTTTTGGCGGAAGCTTTAAAAAAGCAAGGTGCAACCAAAGTATTTTTATATGTTACCCACGGGCAGTTTAACTATGGTTTTGACGAACTTAAAGAATCCATAGATCATATCTATTGCACCAATAGCTATAAGGATATTGAAGATGATTTTGTAACGCAATTCAAGTTAGATGGATTGTAA
- a CDS encoding formate/nitrite transporter family protein → METEKKEQQDHQKELEKKSEEIKGDNEYSVILSRVIHEGEEIFKIKNKAMFLSAVIAGLEIGFSYFLICAIYYLLNGTIDTTLIFKFFAVVYPVGFILVILGKSALFTEQTSVLALPMLNGQRSIWELFRVWGVVILGNIIGGNIFAVFIGFLAPNLHLFSEGTMVEIGAHVVKEGSWVLLASAVVAGWLMGLLTWLLNSTMNSLTRVVLIIMITGVIGFGGFHHSIVGNIEVFGAFLHSADISFLDYLWFLFLALLGNSIGGAVVVGLFKYRIFESNYEEKV, encoded by the coding sequence ATGGAAACCGAAAAAAAAGAACAACAAGACCATCAGAAAGAACTAGAGAAAAAATCTGAAGAAATTAAGGGGGACAACGAGTACAGTGTTATTCTTAGTAGGGTTATTCATGAAGGAGAAGAAATTTTCAAGATAAAAAATAAAGCTATGTTCTTAAGTGCGGTAATTGCCGGACTAGAAATTGGATTTAGTTATTTTTTAATCTGTGCAATTTATTATCTATTGAACGGTACTATTGATACCACACTTATTTTTAAATTTTTTGCTGTAGTATACCCTGTCGGATTTATATTGGTTATCCTTGGAAAATCTGCCCTATTTACCGAGCAAACATCGGTATTGGCTTTGCCAATGTTAAATGGTCAGCGCAGCATTTGGGAGTTATTTCGTGTATGGGGCGTGGTGATTCTTGGTAACATAATTGGAGGAAATATATTTGCCGTTTTCATCGGATTTCTTGCGCCGAATCTTCATCTTTTTTCCGAAGGGACTATGGTAGAAATTGGCGCTCATGTAGTAAAAGAAGGCTCTTGGGTACTATTAGCAAGTGCCGTAGTTGCCGGATGGTTAATGGGACTATTGACCTGGTTGTTGAACAGTACCATGAATTCGCTTACCCGGGTGGTATTGATTATTATGATAACCGGTGTGATAGGTTTTGGAGGATTTCACCATAGTATTGTGGGTAATATAGAGGTGTTTGGCGCCTTTCTACATTCTGCTGATATTAGCTTCCTAGATTACCTTTGGTTTCTATTTTTAGCATTGTTGGGTAACAGTATTGGTGGCGCAGTGGTCGTTGGTCTTTTTAAATACCGCATTTTTGAATCTAATTATGAGGAGAAGGTTTGA